The proteins below are encoded in one region of Triticum aestivum cultivar Chinese Spring chromosome 1B, IWGSC CS RefSeq v2.1, whole genome shotgun sequence:
- the LOC123132394 gene encoding cytochrome P450 734A1 — MGSPAAILLAVLLAALAYVLRVLRSLVWIPYRLERRLRRQGIRGPPRSLISGNGADYGALLAAAQSKPLASFHHAIVGRVAPHYREWPARYGRPFVFWFGPRSWLVFSSPEVAKAALNDSTGTFDKAGNGGGSNPLARQLIGEGLVGLTGEKWAHHRRVISPAFNMERVKGWIPEMSAIASSMLDKWEVQGGTHTEFEIDANKEFQTLSSDVISRVAFGSSYEEGKRVFQLQEEQINLALLAMRTFYFPGFRFLPTKKNQRRHSLNQEIRSSLRKLIETNGRKCEDSKNLLGLMLSASKTDNEFKMGIEEIIDECKTFYFAGKETTANLLTWATLLLALHKEWQDKARSEVYQVCGKHKHPNAENLSSLKIVNMVLKETLRLYPPALFINRTVTRDVKLGKLDIPAGTQLNLPIIEIHHDVDIWGANAEEFDPSRFADGKSYHLGEYFPFGIGPAICVGQNLAMVEAKLALAMVLQRFAFDVPPSYVHAPMKVMTLQPQYGAQLLVHKI, encoded by the exons ATGGGCAGCCCTGCCGCCATCCTCCTAGCCGTGCTACTCGCCGCGCTCGCGTACGTGCTTCGCGTGCTCCGCAGCCTCGTGTGGATCCCGTACCGACTGGAGCGCCGCCTGCGCCGGCAGGGCATCCGGGGCCCTCCGCGCAGCCTCATCTCCGGAAACGGGGCCGACTACGGCGCCCTTCTCGCCGCCGCCCAGTCCAAGCCGCTTGCCTCCTTCCACCACGCCATCGTCGGCCGCGTCGCGCCGCACTACCGCGAGTGGCCCGCGCGGTACGGCCGGCCGTTTGTGTTCTGGTTCGGGCCCCGGTCGTGGCTGGTGTTCTCCAGCCCGGAAGTCGCCAAGGCCGCGCTGAACGACTCCACGGGGACCTTCGATAAGGCTGGCAACGgcggcggcagcaacccgctcgctCGGCAGCTCATCGGCGAGGGACTGGTGGGGCTCACCGGGGAGAAGTGGGCGCACCACCGCCGTGTGATCTCGCCCGCCTTCAACATGGAGAGGGTGAAG GGCTGGATACCAGAAATGTCAGCAATCGCCTCATCCATGCTGGATAAATGGGAAGTCCAAGGAGGAACCCACACTGAGTTTGAGATTGATGCAAATAAAGAATTCCAAACTTTGAGTTCTGATGTTATTTCTCGCGTGGCATTTGGAAGTAGCTACGAGGAAGGAAAGCGAGTTTttcaactgcaagaagaacagatAAATCTAGCCCTCCTTGCAATGAGAACCTTCTACTTTCCTGGATTCAG GTTTTTACCGACAAAGAAGAACCAAAGAAGGCATAGCCTAAACCAGGAAATCCGAAGTTCTCTGCGGAAATTGATTGAGACCAATGGAAGGAAGTGTGAGGACTCCAAAAATTTGCTTGGCTTGATGCTATCAGCCAGCAAAACTGATAATGAGTTCAAAATGGGAATCGAAGAGATCATTGATGAGTGCAAGACATTTTACTTTGCTGGTAAAGAAACAACTGCAAATTTGTTGACATGGGCAACACTTCTGCTGGCATTGCATAAAGAATGGCAAGACAAAGCCCGCAGCGAAGTCTATCAAGTGTGTGGCAAGCACAAGCACCCAAACGCGGAAAACCTGAGCAGTCTCAAAATT GTAAATATGGTGTTGAAGGAGACCCTCAGGCTGTATCCTCCAGCTCTGTTTATCAACAGGACAGTCACTAGGGATGTGAAGCTGGGCAAACTCGACATCCCTGCAGGCACGCAGCTCAATCTGCCTATTATTGAGATTCACCATGATGTCGACATATGGGGAGCTAATGCAGAGGAGTTCGATCCATCGAGGTTTGCAGATGGCAAGAGCTATCACCTCGGCGAGTACTTCCCCTTTGGTATTGGCCCTGCTATCTGTGTTGGGCAGAATCTCGCGATGGTTGAGGCAAAGCTGGCGCTTGCAATGGTCCTCCAGCGGTTTGCGTTTGATGTCCCGCCGTCCTATGTTCATGCGCCGATGAAGGTGATGACCCTCCAACCCCAGTATGGTGCTCAACTTCTTGTCCACAAGATCTGA
- the LOC123132386 gene encoding cytochrome P450 734A1 has product MGALAALLLAALLAALAYLLRLLRSLVWVPHRLERRLRRQGIRGPPRSLLYGNAAEYGALIAAHSAPLASFHHAFVGRAAPEYRDWAAQYGRPFVFWFGPRPRLVVSGPEVAKAVLTDSTGTFRKGSGSNVNPLSRQLLGEGLVALTGEKWAHHRRVISPAFNMERIKGWIPEISAITSSMLDKWEVQGETRAEFEIDVNKEFHTLSADVISCIAFGSSYEEGKRIFQLQEEQVQLALLAMRTFYFPGFRFVPTKKNQRRHSLNKEIRNSLRRLIEINRKKCEDSKNLLGLMLSASKTDKEFKMGIEEIIDECKTFYFAGKETTANLLTWATLLLALYKEWQHKARDEVLQVCGKNKHPNAETLSSLKIVNMVLKETLRLYPPALFVNRTVTRDVKLGKLDIPAGTQLNMPIIEMHHDVDIWGANAEEFDPSRFADGKSYHLGAYFPFGIGPAICVGQNLTMVEAKLALAMVLQRFAFDVSPSYVHAPMMAMTLQPEYGAQVLVHKI; this is encoded by the exons ATGGGCGCCCTCGCCGCGCTTCTCCTCGCGGCCCTACTCGCCGCGCTCGCGTACCTGCTCCGCCTACTCCGCTCCCTCGTGTGGGTCCCGCACCGCCTGGAGCGCCGCCTGCGCCGGCAGGGCATCCGGGGCCCCCCGCGCAGCTTGCTCTACGGCAACGCGGCCGAGTACGGCGCCCTGATCGCCGCCCATTCCGCGCCACTGGCCTCCTTCCACCACGCCTTCGTCGGCCGCGCCGCGCCGGAATACCGCGACTGGGCGGCGCAGTACGGCCGCCCGTTCGTGTTCTGGTTCGGGCCCCGGCCGCGGCTGGTGGTCTCCGGCCCGGAGGTCGCCAAGGCCGTGCTGACCGACTCCACGGGGACCTTCAGAAAGGGTTCCGGGAGCAACGTCAACCCGCTCTCTCGGCAGCTCCTCGGCGAGGGGCTGGTGGCGCTCACCGGGGAGAAGTGGGCGCACCACCGCCGTGTGATATCGCCCGCCTTCAACATGGAGAGAATCAAG GGTTGGATTCCAGAAATATCAGCTATCACCTCATCCATGCTGGATAAATGGGAAGTTCAAGGAGAAACCCGCGCTGAGTTTGAGATTGATGTAAATAAAGAATTCCACACTTTGAGTGCGGATGTCATTTCTTGTATAGCATTTGGAAGTAGCTATGAGGAAGGAAAGCGAATTTTTCAATTACAAGAAGAACAGGTACAACTTGCCCTCCTTGCAATGAGAACCTTCTACTTTCCTGGATTCAG GTTTGTGCCGACAAAGAAGAACCAAAGAAGGCATAGCCTAAACAAGGAAATCCGAAATTCTTTGCGCAGATTGATTGAGATCAATCGAAAGAAGTGTGAAGATTCCAAAAATTTGCTTGGCTTGATGCTATCAGCCAGCAAAACTGACAAGGAGTTTAAAATGGGAATCGAAGAGATCATTGATGAGTGCAAAACATTTTACTTTGCCGGTAAAGAAACAACTGCAAATTTATTGACATGGGCAACACTTCTGCTGGCATTGTATAAAGAATGGCAACACAAGGCCCGAGACGAAGTCCTGCAAGTGTGTGGCAAGAACAAGCACCCAAATGCGGAAACCTTGAGCAGTCTCAAAATT GTAAATATGGTGTTGAAGGAAACCCTCAGGCTGTACCCTCCAGCTCTGTTCGTCAACAGGACAGTCACTAGGGATGTGAAGCTAGGCAAACTTGACATCCCTGCGGGCACACAGCTCAATATGCCTATTATTGAGATGCACCATGATGTCGACATATGGGGAGCTAATGCGGAGGAGTTTGATCCATCGAGGTTTGCAGATGGCAAGAGCTATCACCTCGGCGCGTACTTCCCCTTTGGGATTGGCCCTGCCATCTGTGTTGGCCAGAATCTGACGATGGTTGAGGCAAAGCTGGCGCTTGCAATGGTCCTCCAGCGCTTTGCGTTTGATGTCTCGCCGTCCTATGTTCATGCGCCGATGATGGCAATGACCCTCCAACCCGAGTACGGTGCTCAAGTTCTTGTCCACAAGATCTAA